The Microplitis demolitor isolate Queensland-Clemson2020A chromosome 8, iyMicDemo2.1a, whole genome shotgun sequence genome has a segment encoding these proteins:
- the LOC103575241 gene encoding uncharacterized protein LOC103575241: MNLSPDEQKLVLTAIQSLKLPGPYISHGPIEQNGSLYNNFLIHLKDNNITTVEAITKEVVKTAVRTIYATRSNLAKSEEQVLKMIEAYGNIIQYNLNILASHVDVVLIPPQEQVTMPQMNRYLTVMCSHREEVLYDIRTKSRPTDLLVYKIWTWSDQVEPFSLQLQKLIVSLTIKFVIADTYGITIYGIPKFGSFNHRNFVNWLKIWKLPPEIMPSTYTQKGVLALKTRKPASKLTSRKSRSTSLSIAKSDSNPQHSKQLSTQNIAKTRRTVLGEPHKHSRSFCTDQKRSISESTGNLSPYIKRQRKLYRKVSYYRSSSSDSADNNSNELPKPPVKMDEQSSSDTNESRASDSVARMPSPTDTEDFNAVVVPERQPSLVDPKESGAAVSVIPESQPSPVNTRSCHCPVHQ; this comes from the exons ATGAACTTGTCACCCGATGAgcaaaaattagttttaactGCTATTCAGTCGCTGAAGCTTCCAGGG ccatATATTTCACATGGACCGATTGAACAGAACGGCTCActgtacaataattttttgattcatCTGAAAGACAATAATATCACGACAGTTGAGGCTATTACCAAAGAGGTTGTCAAAACTGCCGTCCGGACAATTTATGCCACTCGGAGCAATCTCGCTAAATCCGAGGAACAAGTCTTAAAAATGATCGAAGCTTACGGAAACATTATCCAAtataacttaaatatattGGCCTCTCATGTCGACGTGGTTTTGATACCTCCACAGGAACAAGTTACTATGCCACAGATGAACAGGTACTTGACTGTGATGTGTAGTCATCGAGAGGAGGTCCTGTATGATATTCGCACCAAATCAAGGCCGACAGATCTtctagtttataaaatttggacTTGGTCTGACCAAGTAGAACCATTTTCACTGCAGTTGCAGAAATTAATCGTTTCCTTAAcgataaaatttgttattgcTGACActt acgGCATTACCATCTACGGGATCCCTAAATTTGGAAGTTTCAACCACCGTAATTTCGTAAATTGGTTAAAAATCTGGAAATTACCTCCGGAAATAATGCCGTCGACATATACCCAAAAGGGCGTACTTGCTTTAAAGACGCGAAAGCCAGCTAGCAAGCTAACCTCACGTAAAAGCCGGTCCACCAGCTTGAGTATCGCTAAATCAGATTCAAATCCGCAACACTCAAAGCAGTTGTCGACACAAAATATCGCTAAAACTCGGCGAACTGTGCTCGGCGAACCTCATAAACATTCGCGCTCTTTTTGTACAGATCAGAAACGGTCAATCTCGGAAAGCACCGGCAACCTCAGCCCGTACATCAAAAGACAAAGAAAATTATACAGAAAAGTCTCGTATTATCGATCGAGTTCATCCGACTCTGCagataataattcaaatgaacTCCCGAAACCTCCGGTAAAAATGGACGAACAGTCATCTTCCGATACCAATGAGTCTCGTGCCTCAGATAGTGTGGCACGAATGCCGTCCCCCACCGATACCGAGGACTTCAATGCCGTGGTAGTTCCGGAAAGACAGCCATCCCTCGTGGATCCTAAGGAGTCTGGTGCCGCGGTATCAGTAATTCCGGAAAGTCAGCCATCCCCGGTCAATACAAGGAGTTGCCATTGTCCTGTCCACCAATGA